Proteins encoded within one genomic window of Theobroma cacao cultivar B97-61/B2 chromosome 7, Criollo_cocoa_genome_V2, whole genome shotgun sequence:
- the LOC18593640 gene encoding protein disulfide-isomerase 5-3 encodes MISSSKIKSVDFYRKIPRDLTEASLSGAGLSIVAALAMMFLFGMELSNYLTVSTSTSVIVDKSSDGEFLRIDFNISFPALSCEFASVDVSDVLGTNRLNITKTIRKFSIDPHLRSTGAEFHAGPVPHFIKHGDEVDEETVEGSVPLNGVSFDKLSHLYPILVVNFYAPWCYWSNRLKPSWEKAAKIIKERYDPEMDGRILLAKVDCTEEVDLCRRHHIQGYPSIRIFRKGSDLREDHGHHDHESYYGDRDTESLVKTVEELVAPIPLESQKLALEDKSNITKRPAPKTGGCRIEGYVRVKKVPGNLIISARSAAHSFDASQMNMSHVISHLSFGKTISPRVLSDVKRLIPYIGRSHDRLNGRSFINHRELDANVTIEHYLQIVKTEVVTRRSSREHTLIEEYEYTAHSSLAQSIYIPVTKFHFELSPMQVLITENPKSFSHFITNVCAIIGGVFTVAGILDSILHNTIRLMKKVELGKNF; translated from the exons ATGATTTCTTCAAGCAAGATCAAGTCCGTCGATTTTTACAG GAAAATCCCGAGAGATTTGACAGAGGCGTCGTTATCCGGTGCGGGGTTATCTATAGTAGCAGCACTAGCCATGATGTTTTTATTTGGAATG GAATTGAGCAATTATTTAACAGTCAGCACCTCTACATCAGTTATTGTTGACAAGAGTTCTGATGGTGAATTTTTACGCATTGATTTTAACATCAG TTTTCCAGCGCTCTCATGTGAGTTTGCTTCTGTTGATGTGAGTGATGTCTTGGGAACT AACAGGttgaatataacaaaaacaaTCCGAAAGTTTTCTATAGATCCACATTTAAGATCCACTGGTGCTGAGTTTCATGCTGGACCTGTTCCACATTTCATTAAGCATGGAGATGAAGTTGATGAAGAAACTGTTGAGGGTTCCGTACCATTAAATGGTGTTAGCTTTGACAAACTTTCACATCT GTATCCAATTTTGGTTGTCAATTTTTATGCTCCTTGGTGCTACTGGAGTAATCGCCTG AAACCATCATGGGAGAAAGCGGCCAAGATAATAAAAGAGAG ATATGATCCAGAAATGGATGGGCGTATTCTTTTGGCAAAGGTTGATTGCACTGAAGAAGTTGACTTGTGTAGGAG GCATCACATTCAAGGGTATCCATCTATTCGCATTTTCCGAAAAGGCAGTGATTTGAG GGAGGACCATGGACACCATGATCATGAATCTTATTATGGAGATCGTGATACAGAAAGCCTGGTTAAG ACAGTGGAAGAATTGGTTGCTCCTATACCACTGGAGTCCCAGAAGCTGGCATTGGAGGATAAATCCAATATAACAAAAAGACCAGCACCAAAGACAGGAGGATGTAGAATTGAAGGATATGTGCGTGTAAAGAAG GTTCCTGGCAACCTTATCATTTCTGCTCGTTCAGCAGCCCATTCTTTTGATGCTTCTCAAATGAACATGTCTCATGTCATAAGCCATCTTTCATTTGGTAAAACAATTTCTCCTCGGGTACTGAGTGATGTGAAGCGGTTAATTCCTTATATTGGTAGAAGCCATGACAGGTTGAATGGTCGGTCATTCATTAATCACCGGGAGTTAGATGCAAATGTTACT ATAGAGCATTACCTTCAAATAGTCAAAACAGAGGTGGTTACAAGAAGATCTTCTCGTGAACATACATTAATCGAGGAATATGAGTACACAGCACACAGCAGTCTGGCACAGAGCATATACATACCTGtcacaaaatttcattttgagtTATCTCCAATGCAG GTTTTAATAACAGAAAACCCAAAATCGTTTTCGCACTTTATAACCAATGTCTGCGCTATAATTGGAGGTGTTTTCACG GTTGCTGGGATTTTGGATTCAATTTTACACAATACAATTAGGCTGATGAAAAAAGTAGAATTAGGCAAAAATTTTTGA
- the LOC18593641 gene encoding early nodulin-like protein 3 translates to MANSIFGSDYQSKAFHVLGLFCFMLLIQNGYAREFTVNWGLHNGSYAENYNQWAERNRFQIGDSIVFVYQPNNDSVLQVTAEAYQNCSTEAPISDYKDGHTVFSLSRSGPYYFVSGNRDNCEKNEKLVVVVLADRSNRSSSTNETAPPSPPPSGSIDIMPSPAPSGESPPAGTVEINPTPAPSNEGNQKNAASSVFTSVAGSIGAFVASTLLLAF, encoded by the exons ATGGCTAACTCCATTTTTGGATCAGATTATCAAAGCAAAGCCTTTCATGTGTTGGgtcttttttgtttcatgCTGCTGATTCAGAATGGTTATGCAAGGGAATTCACAGTGAACTGGGGCCTTCACAATGGCAGCTATGCAGAAAATTATAACCAATGGGCAGAAAGAAACAGATTTCAGATTGGAGACTCCATTG TGTTTGTCTACCAACCGAACAATGATTCAGTGCTTCAAGTAACGGCGGAGGCCTACCAAAACTGCAGCACAGAGGCACCGATCTCCGACTACAAGGATGGCCACACTGTTTTCTCATTGAGCCGTTCGGGGCCTTACTACTTCGTCAGTGGAAACCGAGATAACTGtgaaaagaatgagaaatTGGTGGTTGTCGTCTTGGCTGATAGAAGCAACCGCTCTTCAAGCACAAACGAAACCGCCCCCCCTTCTCCTCCGCCTTCAGGTTCAATCGACATAATGCCATCTCCAGCCCCCTCCGGCGAGTCTCCACCCGCTGGAACAGTCGAGATTAACCCAACACCAGCACCAAGCAACGAGGGTAATCAGAAAAACGCAGCCTCTTCAGTCTTCACGAGTGTTGCTGGTTCAATTGGAGCATTTGTTGCTTCAACTCTTCTTCTAGCATTCTAA